The Streptomyces cynarae genome contains a region encoding:
- a CDS encoding DUF6507 family protein, which translates to MVPGWDLKPQGIQGVLKTTGEAASHFEKQANAFGEHLTSAASSAGTISANGGGGGGDGKPQGGLVALALSQYAEHATRDLQFIAARAGKSLQGAVDATTAYLNGDEQMAAQAQRKALADPRVDMPGAGQR; encoded by the coding sequence GTGGTGCCGGGCTGGGATCTGAAGCCGCAGGGCATTCAGGGTGTGTTGAAGACGACGGGTGAGGCGGCGTCGCATTTCGAGAAGCAGGCGAACGCGTTCGGGGAGCATCTGACGTCGGCGGCGTCCAGTGCCGGCACGATCTCCGCGAACGGTGGGGGCGGGGGCGGTGACGGGAAGCCGCAGGGCGGCCTGGTGGCGCTGGCCCTTTCGCAGTACGCCGAACACGCCACGAGGGACCTGCAGTTCATCGCGGCGCGGGCGGGCAAGTCGCTGCAGGGTGCGGTGGATGCGACGACGGCCTATCTGAACGGGGACGAACAGATGGCGGCGCAGGCGCAGCGCAAGGCGCTGGCGGATCCGCGGGTGGACATGCCGGGGGCGGGTCAGAGGTGA
- a CDS encoding pore-forming ESAT-6 family protein: MAGSDVDRRSYDTGASADAQASLQSVIGRLEQVIADRDRQVKAAIADFTADGVADEYHGKEMRWNRASQEVKNIIALVRSTLEENDATAQSTMARAKAAVDGIG; this comes from the coding sequence ATGGCGGGTTCGGATGTGGACCGTCGGTCGTACGACACGGGCGCGTCGGCGGACGCGCAGGCCAGTCTCCAGTCGGTGATCGGCCGGTTGGAGCAGGTCATCGCGGATCGGGACCGTCAGGTGAAGGCGGCGATCGCGGACTTCACGGCTGACGGGGTGGCGGACGAGTACCACGGCAAGGAAATGCGGTGGAACCGTGCGTCGCAGGAGGTGAAGAACATCATCGCGCTGGTGAGGTCGACGCTGGAGGAGAACGACGCGACGGCGCAGTCGACCATGGCGCGGGCGAAGGCGGCGGTCGACGGCATCGGCTGA
- a CDS encoding LacI family DNA-binding transcriptional regulator — translation MASIKDVAAEAGVSVATVSRVLNDHPSVSAEARTRVLAAVEALGYRPNAVARSLRTDQTHTLGLVISDVLNPYFTHLARSVEEEARALGYSVIIGNADERPDLQDHHVRTLMDRRIDGLLVSPTDGGSPLILDAARAGTPMVFVDRWIAGVDVPVVRSDGRAAVHDLVRHLHGLGHRRLAIIAGPAATTTGRERVEAFREALAEYGLPLPDAYIGQGDFQVESGRRATERFLDLAEPPEAVFAADNLMGLGALDAIRARGLRVPDDIALAAFDDIPWFVHTDPPITAIAQPTGRLGRAAVRALVDRIEGRHPESVTLPARLVVRRSCGESPAQAPAVQFPVQRSQS, via the coding sequence ATGGCGAGCATCAAGGACGTCGCCGCCGAGGCGGGAGTCTCCGTCGCCACGGTGTCGCGCGTCCTGAACGACCACCCGTCGGTCAGCGCCGAGGCACGCACCCGTGTGCTGGCCGCCGTCGAGGCGCTGGGCTACCGCCCGAACGCCGTCGCCCGGTCCCTGCGCACCGACCAGACCCACACCCTCGGCCTGGTCATCAGCGACGTGCTCAACCCCTACTTCACCCATCTGGCCCGCTCCGTCGAGGAGGAGGCCCGCGCCCTCGGCTACAGCGTGATCATCGGCAACGCCGACGAGCGGCCCGACCTCCAGGACCACCATGTGCGGACCCTGATGGACCGGCGGATCGACGGGCTGCTCGTCTCCCCGACGGACGGCGGGTCGCCGCTCATCCTGGACGCCGCGCGGGCCGGCACCCCGATGGTCTTCGTGGACCGGTGGATCGCGGGCGTCGACGTACCCGTCGTACGCTCCGACGGCCGCGCCGCCGTCCACGATCTCGTCCGTCATCTGCACGGGCTCGGCCACCGGCGGCTCGCGATCATCGCCGGTCCGGCGGCGACCACGACGGGCCGCGAGCGCGTCGAGGCCTTCCGCGAGGCCCTGGCCGAGTACGGGCTCCCCCTCCCGGACGCCTACATCGGCCAGGGCGACTTCCAGGTCGAGAGCGGGCGCCGGGCCACCGAGCGGTTCCTCGACCTGGCCGAGCCGCCCGAGGCCGTGTTCGCCGCCGACAACCTGATGGGGCTCGGCGCGCTGGACGCCATCCGGGCGCGCGGGCTGCGGGTGCCGGACGACATCGCGCTCGCCGCGTTCGACGACATCCCGTGGTTCGTGCACACCGATCCGCCGATCACCGCGATCGCCCAGCCCACCGGCCGGCTGGGACGCGCCGCCGTGCGCGCGCTGGTCGACCGCATCGAGGGGCGGCACCCCGAGTCCGTCACCCTCCCCGCCCGTCTCGTCGTACGCCGCTCGTGCGGCGAGTCGCCTGCACAGGCCCCCGCTGTGCAGTTCCCCGTACAAAGGAGCCAGTCGTGA
- a CDS encoding sugar ABC transporter ATP-binding protein — MSNPDELLRIEGIRKTFPGVVALDGVDFDLRRGEVHVLLGENGAGKSTLIKMLSGAYRPDAGRILVGGEEVRIHGAQDSERLGIATIYQEFNLVPDLTVAENIFLGRQPRRFGMIDRKKMEADAAALLERVGVNVSPRARVRELGIARLQMVEIAKALSLNARVLIMDEPTAVLTSEEVEKLFAIVRALREDGVGIVFITHHLEEIAALGDRVTVIRDGRSVGQVPASTPEDELVRLMVGRSIEQQYPRERPDTGAALLTVEGLTRDGVFHDVSFEVRAGEVVGIAGLVGAGRTEVVRAVFGADPYDRGAVRVAGTQVRRYDVNAAMEAGIGLVPEDRKGQGLVLDASIEENLGLVTMRAATRGGLVDRKGQHAAAAKVADQLRVRMAGLGQHVRTLSGGNQQKVVIGKWLLANTKVLILDEPTRGIDVGAKVEIYQLINELTAAGAAVLMISSDLPEVLGMSDRVLVMAQGRIAGELSADEATQDSVMALAVSTPTTSVNEMEATRGH, encoded by the coding sequence GTGAGCAACCCTGACGAGTTGCTGCGCATCGAAGGCATACGCAAGACCTTCCCCGGCGTGGTCGCGCTCGACGGCGTCGACTTCGATCTGCGCCGCGGCGAGGTGCATGTGCTGCTCGGTGAGAACGGCGCGGGCAAGAGCACCCTCATCAAGATGCTCTCCGGCGCCTACCGCCCCGACGCCGGGCGGATCCTGGTCGGCGGCGAGGAGGTGCGCATCCACGGTGCGCAGGACTCCGAGCGCCTCGGGATCGCCACCATCTACCAGGAGTTCAACCTCGTTCCCGACCTGACCGTCGCCGAGAACATCTTCCTGGGCCGCCAGCCGCGCCGCTTCGGCATGATCGACCGCAAGAAGATGGAGGCGGACGCCGCCGCACTCCTCGAACGCGTCGGTGTGAACGTGTCTCCCCGCGCGCGTGTGCGTGAACTGGGCATCGCCCGGCTCCAGATGGTCGAGATCGCGAAGGCGCTCAGCCTGAACGCGCGCGTGCTGATCATGGACGAGCCGACGGCCGTGCTCACCTCCGAAGAGGTCGAGAAGCTGTTCGCCATCGTGCGCGCGCTGCGCGAGGACGGCGTCGGCATCGTCTTCATCACCCACCATCTGGAGGAGATCGCCGCTCTCGGGGACCGGGTGACCGTGATCCGCGACGGCAGGAGCGTCGGTCAGGTGCCCGCCTCCACGCCCGAGGACGAGCTCGTGCGCCTCATGGTGGGACGGTCGATCGAGCAGCAGTACCCGCGTGAACGGCCCGACACCGGCGCGGCGTTGCTCACCGTCGAGGGGCTCACCCGGGACGGGGTCTTCCACGACGTGTCGTTCGAGGTGCGGGCCGGTGAGGTCGTCGGCATCGCGGGGCTGGTGGGGGCCGGCCGTACGGAGGTCGTACGGGCGGTGTTCGGCGCCGATCCCTATGACAGGGGAGCCGTGCGCGTCGCCGGCACCCAGGTGCGCCGGTACGACGTGAACGCCGCGATGGAGGCCGGGATCGGGCTCGTGCCCGAGGACCGCAAGGGCCAGGGTCTCGTCCTGGACGCGTCCATCGAGGAGAACCTCGGACTCGTGACCATGCGGGCCGCGACCCGCGGCGGGCTCGTCGACCGCAAGGGGCAGCACGCCGCCGCGGCCAAGGTCGCCGACCAGCTGCGCGTGCGGATGGCCGGTCTCGGCCAGCACGTGCGCACGCTCTCCGGTGGCAACCAGCAGAAGGTCGTCATCGGCAAGTGGCTCCTGGCGAACACCAAGGTGCTCATCCTCGACGAGCCGACGCGCGGTATCGACGTCGGCGCCAAGGTCGAGATCTACCAGCTGATCAACGAACTCACGGCCGCGGGCGCCGCAGTCCTGATGATCTCCAGCGATCTGCCCGAGGTGCTCGGCATGAGCGACCGGGTGCTGGTGATGGCCCAGGGCCGGATCGCGGGCGAACTCTCCGCCGACGAGGCGACGCAGGATTCCGTCATGGCGCTCGCCGTCAGCACACCCACCACGTCTGTGAACGAAATGGAGGCCACCCGTGGCCACTGA
- a CDS encoding ABC transporter permease/substrate-binding protein → MATDTLKSRAGAGGAAGVRRLLLDNGALTALIVLVIAMSALSGDFLTTDNLLNIGVQAAVTAILAFGVTFVIVSAGIDLSVGSVAALSATVLAWSATSAGVPVAIAVILAIATGLAAGLVNGILISYGKLPPFIATLAMLSVGRGLSLVISQGSPIAFPNSVSHLGDTLGGWLPVPVLVMVVMGLITAFVLGRTYIGRSMYAIGGNEEAARLSGLRVKKQKIAIYALSGLFAAAAGIVLAARLSSAQPQAANGYELDAIAAVVIGGASLAGGTGKASGTLIGALILAVLRNGLNLLSVSAFWQQVVIGVVIALAVLLDTVRRKAGATPVAAGTSPGGRGRQTLTYALAAVVAVAVVGGMSFLHGGSSSTTPKVGLSLSTLNNPFFVQIKQGAQAEAKKLGVDLTVTDAQNDASQQANQLQNFTSSGLGAIVVNPVDSDAAGPAVRAANKAGVPVVGVDRGVNKAKTAALVASDNVEGGKLGAKALAEKLSGKGKIVILQGLAGTSASRERGAGFAEGLKAYPGIQVVAEQPADFDRTKGLDVMTNLLQAHPDIQGVFAENDEMALGAIKALGSKAGKSVQVVGFDGEPDGLAAVKAGTLYASVAQQPSQLGRIAIDNALQAAQGKKVEKTVMVPVKVVTKENVAGFTG, encoded by the coding sequence GTGGCCACTGACACGCTCAAGAGCCGGGCGGGCGCCGGTGGCGCCGCGGGGGTCCGCAGACTCCTGCTCGACAACGGCGCGCTCACCGCGCTGATCGTCCTGGTCATCGCGATGTCCGCGCTGTCCGGCGACTTCCTGACGACCGACAACCTCCTCAACATCGGCGTCCAGGCGGCCGTCACGGCCATCCTCGCCTTCGGCGTCACCTTCGTGATCGTCTCGGCGGGCATCGACCTGTCGGTGGGGTCGGTCGCCGCGCTGTCGGCCACCGTCCTGGCCTGGAGCGCCACGTCGGCGGGCGTCCCCGTCGCGATAGCGGTGATCCTCGCGATCGCGACCGGCCTCGCCGCCGGACTCGTCAACGGCATCCTGATCTCGTACGGGAAGCTCCCGCCGTTCATCGCGACGCTCGCCATGCTGTCGGTGGGCCGCGGTCTTTCGCTGGTCATCTCGCAGGGCTCCCCGATCGCGTTCCCGAACTCGGTCTCGCACCTCGGTGACACGCTGGGCGGCTGGCTGCCCGTGCCGGTCCTCGTCATGGTCGTCATGGGCCTGATCACCGCGTTCGTCCTCGGCCGTACGTACATCGGCCGCTCCATGTACGCGATCGGCGGCAACGAGGAAGCGGCCCGTCTGTCGGGTCTGCGGGTGAAGAAGCAGAAGATCGCGATCTACGCGCTGTCGGGTCTGTTCGCCGCGGCCGCGGGCATCGTGCTCGCCGCGCGACTGTCCTCCGCGCAGCCGCAGGCCGCCAACGGCTACGAGCTGGACGCGATCGCCGCGGTCGTCATCGGCGGCGCCTCCCTCGCGGGCGGCACCGGCAAGGCGTCGGGCACGCTGATCGGCGCGCTGATCCTGGCGGTGCTGCGCAACGGCCTCAACCTGCTGTCGGTGTCGGCCTTCTGGCAGCAGGTCGTCATCGGTGTCGTGATCGCCCTGGCGGTGCTCCTCGACACCGTGCGCCGCAAGGCCGGGGCCACCCCCGTGGCCGCCGGCACCTCTCCGGGCGGCCGGGGCCGGCAGACGCTGACGTACGCGCTCGCGGCCGTGGTCGCGGTGGCCGTGGTGGGCGGGATGTCCTTCCTGCACGGCGGCTCGTCCTCCACCACGCCGAAGGTGGGCCTGTCGCTGTCCACCCTCAACAACCCCTTCTTCGTCCAGATCAAGCAGGGCGCGCAGGCGGAGGCGAAGAAGCTGGGCGTCGACCTGACCGTCACGGACGCGCAGAACGACGCCTCGCAGCAGGCCAACCAGTTGCAGAACTTCACCAGCTCGGGCCTCGGCGCGATCGTCGTCAACCCGGTGGACTCGGACGCCGCGGGCCCGGCGGTGCGGGCCGCGAACAAGGCGGGCGTCCCCGTCGTGGGCGTCGACCGCGGCGTCAACAAGGCGAAGACGGCCGCGCTGGTCGCCTCCGACAACGTCGAGGGCGGCAAGCTGGGCGCCAAGGCGCTGGCCGAGAAGCTCAGCGGCAAGGGCAAGATCGTGATCCTGCAGGGTCTGGCCGGCACGTCCGCGAGCCGCGAGCGCGGCGCGGGCTTCGCCGAGGGCCTGAAGGCCTACCCGGGCATCCAGGTCGTCGCCGAGCAGCCCGCCGACTTCGACCGCACCAAGGGCCTCGACGTGATGACGAACCTGCTCCAGGCCCACCCGGACATCCAGGGCGTCTTCGCCGAGAACGACGAGATGGCGCTCGGCGCGATCAAGGCGCTGGGGTCGAAGGCCGGGAAGTCGGTCCAGGTCGTCGGCTTCGACGGTGAGCCGGACGGACTCGCCGCGGTCAAGGCGGGCACGCTGTACGCGTCGGTGGCGCAGCAGCCCTCGCAGCTGGGCCGGATCGCGATCGACAACGCGCTGCAGGCCGCTCAGGGCAAGAAGGTCGAGAAAACGGTCATGGTGCCGGTGAAGGTGGTCACGAAGGAGAACGTGGCCGGGTTCACCGGCTGA
- a CDS encoding ribokinase, protein MYDYDLLVVGSANADLVIGVERRPAAGETVLGSDLAVHPGGKGANQAVAAARLGARTALLARVGDDAHGRLLLDAQRAAGVGTVGVLVGGAPTGVALITVDPSGDNSIVVSPGANGRLAPEDVRAAQGLLHASRVVSAQLEIPLETVEEVVRNLPSGTRFVLNPSPPRPLPAEVLAACDPLIVNEHEARVIAGDELGGAPEDWARALLALGPRSVVVTLGAEGALVAADGSMTRVPSVKVDAVDTTGAGDAFTAALAWRLGTGAALPEAAAYAARVGAAAVTRPGAQESYPTAEEVEALCGAGLGDDPRTPGREGEPGVPARGASARGESL, encoded by the coding sequence ATGTACGACTACGACCTCCTGGTCGTGGGATCGGCCAACGCCGACCTGGTGATCGGGGTCGAGCGGCGGCCCGCGGCCGGGGAGACGGTGCTCGGCTCCGACCTGGCCGTCCACCCGGGCGGCAAGGGCGCGAACCAGGCGGTGGCCGCCGCCCGCCTCGGCGCCCGTACGGCGTTGCTGGCCCGGGTCGGCGACGACGCGCACGGCCGGCTGCTGCTGGACGCGCAGCGCGCGGCGGGCGTCGGCACGGTGGGGGTCCTGGTCGGCGGGGCGCCCACGGGGGTCGCGCTGATCACGGTGGACCCGTCGGGGGACAACAGCATCGTGGTCTCCCCGGGCGCCAACGGGCGGCTCGCCCCTGAGGACGTACGGGCCGCACAAGGCCTGCTGCACGCCTCCCGGGTGGTGTCGGCGCAGCTGGAGATCCCACTGGAGACGGTGGAGGAGGTCGTACGGAACCTGCCGTCCGGCACCCGGTTCGTGCTGAACCCGTCGCCGCCGAGGCCACTGCCCGCCGAGGTGCTGGCGGCCTGTGACCCGCTGATCGTGAACGAGCACGAGGCACGGGTCATCGCGGGCGACGAGCTGGGCGGGGCGCCTGAGGACTGGGCGCGGGCGCTGCTGGCGCTCGGCCCCCGCTCGGTGGTGGTGACGCTGGGCGCGGAGGGCGCTCTGGTGGCGGCCGACGGTTCGATGACCCGTGTCCCCTCCGTGAAGGTGGACGCCGTCGACACGACGGGCGCGGGCGACGCTTTCACGGCTGCGCTGGCCTGGCGGCTGGGCACGGGCGCGGCGCTGCCCGAGGCGGCGGCGTACGCGGCGCGGGTGGGGGCGGCGGCGGTGACGCGCCCCGGCGCTCAGGAGTCCTACCCCACCGCCGAGGAGGTCGAAGCCCTGTGCGGCGCCGGCCTGGGGGACGACCCCCGGACGCCCGGCCGGGAAGGCGAGCCTGGAGTGCCTGCCCGAGGAGCGTCCGCGCGAGGTGAGTCCCTGTGA
- the rbsD gene encoding D-ribose pyranase: MKKAGILNRHLAGALAELGHGHGVLICDAGMPIPAGPRVVDLAFRAGVPSFAEVLDGLLQELVVEGATAAHEVRDANPQATALLEARFPDLELVPHEKLKRLAADAHLVVRTGEARPYANVLLRCGVFF, encoded by the coding sequence GTGAAGAAGGCCGGAATCCTGAACCGTCACCTCGCGGGCGCCCTGGCCGAGTTGGGGCACGGGCACGGGGTCCTGATATGCGACGCGGGCATGCCGATCCCGGCGGGCCCCCGGGTCGTGGACCTGGCGTTCCGCGCCGGGGTGCCGTCCTTCGCGGAGGTCCTGGACGGTCTGCTCCAGGAGCTGGTGGTGGAGGGCGCCACGGCCGCGCACGAGGTGCGGGACGCCAACCCGCAGGCCACGGCGCTGCTGGAGGCCCGCTTCCCGGACCTCGAGCTGGTCCCGCACGAGAAGCTGAAGCGGCTTGCGGCCGACGCCCACCTGGTGGTCCGCACCGGTGAGGCCCGCCCGTACGCGAACGTGCTCCTGCGCTGCGGCGTCTTCTTCTGA
- a CDS encoding gas vesicle protein GvpO: MTNDREPDKADSSSREASAPQRVSAPQAMRSAAEQLTELLGRAPQSVSALRPTDHGWEALVEVVELERVPDTSSVMASYRVVLDPAGNLMGYEQVRRYTRAQVDKEGR, translated from the coding sequence ATCACGAACGACCGTGAGCCGGACAAGGCAGACTCCTCGTCGCGGGAGGCGTCCGCTCCTCAGCGAGTGAGCGCTCCCCAGGCCATGCGGAGCGCGGCCGAACAGCTGACCGAGCTGCTCGGGCGGGCTCCTCAGTCCGTTTCGGCGCTGAGACCGACGGACCATGGCTGGGAGGCCCTCGTCGAGGTCGTGGAGCTGGAGCGTGTTCCGGACACGAGCAGTGTGATGGCCAGCTACCGGGTCGTTCTGGACCCCGCGGGCAATCTGATGGGCTACGAACAAGTACGCCGCTACACCCGCGCGCAGGTCGACAAAGAGGGCCGCTGA
- a CDS encoding gas vesicle structural protein GvpA has protein sequence MPQGGGLPAGGGGGGSGNLYDVLELVLDRGLVIDAFVRLSLIGIEILKVDARVVVASVDTYLRFAEACNRLDLESGRKAPATLTDITQSITEGGARGKSKGALTGAVEAFTESLQKGSKEREREPEHIERGSSHRSSKDREE, from the coding sequence ATGCCGCAGGGCGGTGGTCTGCCGGCCGGCGGGGGCGGCGGAGGCTCCGGCAACCTCTACGACGTACTGGAACTGGTTCTCGACCGGGGCCTCGTCATCGACGCATTCGTACGGTTGTCCCTCATCGGAATCGAGATTCTGAAGGTGGACGCCCGCGTGGTCGTCGCCAGCGTCGACACCTATCTGCGCTTCGCCGAGGCTTGCAACCGGCTGGACCTGGAGTCCGGCCGCAAGGCCCCCGCGACGCTGACGGACATCACCCAGAGCATCACCGAGGGTGGTGCCCGGGGCAAGAGCAAGGGCGCGCTGACCGGCGCGGTGGAGGCGTTCACCGAATCGCTCCAGAAGGGGAGCAAGGAGCGCGAGAGGGAGCCCGAGCACATCGAACGCGGCTCGAGCCACCGCTCCTCGAAGGACCGGGAGGAGTGA
- a CDS encoding GvpL/GvpF family gas vesicle protein produces MSEPMSLYVYAITKDSHPLDLDGVKGVGEAPAELRTVRSGSLCAVVSDAPQDLSVARRDLEAHNEVQGRLWAGGSILPLGFGYVAENEDAVRAVLESRAEEFSQRLDELTGRAEFNVKGVQEEDALLRTILEESEQARALSARTREGGSYDDRLALGQLIAQEVQSRQDAEAEEVLAALRPLALSEKVSPPSKQYFVNASFLVEGERAEEFTRAGQELAERLGEGIEVRVRGPLPPYSFA; encoded by the coding sequence GTGAGCGAGCCGATGTCGCTGTACGTGTACGCGATCACCAAGGACTCGCATCCGCTGGATCTGGACGGGGTCAAGGGCGTGGGCGAGGCCCCCGCCGAGTTGCGGACCGTCCGCAGCGGCTCGCTGTGCGCCGTCGTCAGTGACGCCCCCCAGGACCTGTCGGTCGCGCGCCGCGACCTGGAGGCGCACAACGAGGTCCAGGGACGTCTGTGGGCCGGCGGCAGCATCCTGCCGCTCGGCTTCGGATACGTCGCGGAGAACGAGGACGCCGTACGCGCCGTGCTGGAGTCGCGGGCCGAGGAGTTCTCCCAGCGGCTGGACGAGCTCACCGGGCGGGCCGAGTTCAACGTCAAGGGCGTGCAGGAAGAGGACGCCCTGCTGCGGACCATCCTCGAGGAGTCCGAGCAGGCGCGGGCGCTGAGCGCGCGGACCCGCGAGGGCGGCAGCTACGACGACCGCCTGGCGCTCGGTCAGCTCATCGCGCAGGAGGTGCAGAGCCGCCAGGACGCGGAGGCCGAGGAGGTCCTCGCCGCGCTGCGGCCGCTCGCGCTGTCGGAGAAGGTGTCCCCCCCGTCCAAGCAGTACTTCGTGAACGCGTCCTTCCTGGTGGAGGGCGAGCGGGCGGAGGAGTTCACACGGGCCGGGCAGGAGCTGGCCGAGCGCCTCGGCGAGGGCATCGAGGTGCGGGTACGGGGGCCGCTGCCGCCGTACAGCTTCGCCTGA
- a CDS encoding gas vesicle protein GvpG produces the protein MGGLVTGILGLPFAPVRGIGWVLDKVVKTAEQEYYDPAPIQEELVNLEQARTEGRIAEEEFAQREEALLHRLEEIRAYHLRKAQGGP, from the coding sequence GTGGGAGGACTGGTCACCGGGATCCTGGGGCTGCCGTTCGCCCCGGTCAGGGGCATCGGCTGGGTGCTCGACAAGGTCGTCAAGACCGCGGAGCAGGAGTACTACGACCCGGCTCCCATCCAGGAGGAGCTGGTGAACCTGGAGCAGGCGCGGACCGAGGGCCGTATCGCCGAGGAGGAGTTCGCGCAGCGCGAGGAGGCGCTGCTGCACCGCCTGGAGGAGATCAGGGCCTACCACCTGCGGAAGGCGCAGGGCGGGCCGTGA
- a CDS encoding SRPBCC family protein — protein sequence MVEGTLNKVRDQVQGNPGADRLKAELESYLQARLQVMLESMGERLGEGARRLAETHVGPGMLGKLALKGGKRLLGGEGAGAGAGGILSQAKDTLLGKAKEAAGVGGKKPGGPQRGLTIIEDVEVGVPVREAYNQWTQFPDFEKFAKGVEDVRQDDETTTHWQAKIAKSRRQWRGVVTEQVPDERIAWTTEGPKGTNKGVVTFHPLGDNLTKVLLVLQYYPKGLFEKTGSLWRAQGRRVRLDLKLYRSFVMTRGEATGAWRGEIRDGEVVRSSEEVEREEEEEAEKEGRGEREEEPEEREEEPEERRRDEEEEEEADREEGRRGRRDEDEEDEDDEKPESSEEDDEWEEDEDEQPDDRYDEREAPEGRRRRG from the coding sequence ATGGTTGAGGGCACCCTCAACAAGGTTCGTGATCAGGTGCAGGGGAACCCTGGCGCGGACCGGCTCAAGGCAGAGCTGGAGAGCTACCTGCAGGCCCGGCTCCAGGTGATGCTCGAGAGCATGGGCGAGCGGCTGGGTGAGGGGGCGCGCCGGCTGGCGGAGACGCACGTCGGTCCCGGCATGCTGGGCAAACTCGCCCTCAAGGGCGGCAAGAGGCTCCTCGGAGGGGAAGGCGCGGGGGCGGGGGCGGGCGGAATCCTGTCCCAGGCGAAGGACACGCTGCTCGGCAAGGCCAAGGAGGCGGCGGGCGTAGGCGGCAAGAAGCCCGGCGGACCGCAGCGGGGACTGACCATCATCGAGGACGTCGAGGTGGGCGTGCCCGTCCGCGAGGCCTACAACCAGTGGACGCAGTTCCCGGACTTCGAAAAGTTCGCCAAGGGTGTCGAGGACGTCCGGCAGGACGACGAGACCACGACCCACTGGCAGGCGAAGATCGCCAAGTCACGTCGCCAATGGCGGGGCGTCGTGACCGAGCAGGTGCCCGACGAGCGCATCGCCTGGACCACCGAGGGTCCCAAGGGCACGAACAAGGGCGTCGTCACCTTCCACCCGCTCGGCGACAACCTCACCAAGGTTCTGCTGGTCCTGCAGTACTACCCCAAGGGCCTGTTCGAGAAGACGGGCAGCCTGTGGCGCGCCCAGGGGCGGCGGGTGCGGCTCGATCTCAAGCTCTACCGCTCGTTCGTCATGACCCGCGGTGAGGCCACCGGCGCCTGGCGCGGCGAGATCCGCGACGGGGAGGTGGTCCGCAGCTCGGAGGAGGTCGAGCGCGAGGAAGAGGAAGAGGCCGAGAAGGAGGGCCGCGGGGAGCGCGAGGAGGAGCCCGAGGAGCGGGAAGAGGAGCCCGAGGAGCGCCGCCGGGACGAGGAGGAGGAAGAAGAGGCAGACAGAGAAGAGGGACGTCGGGGACGCCGGGACGAGGACGAAGAGGACGAGGACGACGAGAAGCCCGAGTCCTCCGAGGAGGACGACGAGTGGGAGGAGGACGAAGACGAGCAACCCGACGACCGCTACGACGAGAGGGAGGCACCCGAAGGGCGTCGGCGCCGCGGATAG